One window from the genome of Nomascus leucogenys isolate Asia chromosome 12, Asia_NLE_v1, whole genome shotgun sequence encodes:
- the SLC5A9 gene encoding sodium/glucose cotransporter 4, translating into MSSNVGSGLFIGLAGTGAAGGLAVGGFEWNMRKSRSGGDRGIHPRSHGRTGVRSQVPYFSVRGPPTAQRCPWVGRCPSIYNQELDTFFFSPLFQATWLLLALGWVFVPVYIAAGVVTMPQYLKKRFGGQRIQVYMSVLSLILYIFTKISTDIFSGALFIQMALGWNLYLSTGILLVVTAVYTIAGGLTAVIYTDALQTVIMVGGALVLMFLGFQDVGWYPGLEQRYRQAIPNVTVPNTTCHLPRPDAFHMLRDPVSGDIPWPGLIFGLTVLATWCWCTDQVIVQRSLSAKSLSHAKGGSVLGGYLKILPMFFIVMPGMISRALFPDEVGCVDPDVCQRICGARVGCSNIAYPKLVMALMPVGLRGLMIAVIMAALMSSLTSIFNSSSTLFTIDVWQRFRRKATEQELMVVGRVFVVFLVVISILWIPIIQSSNSGQLFDYIQAVTSYLAPPITALFLLAIFCKRVTEPGAFWGLMFGLGVGLLRMILEFSYPAPACGDVDRRPAVLKDFHYLYFALLLCGLTAIVIIILSLCTTPIPEEQLTRLTWWTRNCPLSELEKEAHESTPEISERPAGECPAGGGAAESSSLGQEQPEAPSRSWGKLLWSWFCGLPGAPEQALSPAEKAALEQKLTSIEEQPLWRHVCNINAVLLLAINIFLWGYFA; encoded by the exons ATGTCCAGCAATGTGGGCAGTGGCTTGTTCATCGGCCTGGCTGGGACAGGGGCTGCCGGAGGCCTTGCCGTGGGTGGCTTCGAGTGGAAC atgaggaaatcaaggtcTGGAGGAGACAGAGGGATCCATCCAAGGTCACACGGGAGGACTGGGGTCAGGTCCCAGGTCCCTTATTTCTCTGTTCGAGGGCCTCCCACAGCACAGCGCTGCCCCTGGGTGGGACGCTGCCCCTCTATCTACAACCAGGAACTGGATACCTTCTTCTTCTCCCCACTCTTCCAGGCAACCTGGCTGCTCCTGGCCCTTGGCTGGGTCTTCGTCCCTGTGTACATCGCAGCAGGTGTGGTCACAATGCCACAGTATCTGAAGAAGCGATTTGGGGGCCAGAGGATCCAGGTGTACATGTCTGTCCTGTCTCTCATCCTCTACATCTTCACCAAGATCTCG ACTGACATCTTCTCTGGAGCCCTCTTCATCCAGATGGCATTGGGCTGGAACCTGTACCTCTCCACAGGGATCCTGCTGGTGGTGACTGCCGTCTACACCATTGCAG GGGGCCTCACGGCCGTGATCTACACAGACGCTCTGCAGACGGTGATCATGGTAGGGGGAGCCCTGGTCCTCATGTTTCTGG GCTTTCAGGACGTGGGTTGGTACCCAGGTCTGGAGCAGCGGTACAGGCAGGCCATCCCTAATGTCACAGTCCCCAACACCACCTGTCACCTGCCACGGCCCGATGCCTTCCACATGCTTCGGGACCCTGTGAGCGGGGACATCCCTTGGCCAGGTCTCATTTTCGGGCTCACAGTGCTGGCCACCTGGTGTTGGTGCACAGACCAG GTCATTGTGCAGCGGTCTCTCTCGGCCAAGAGTCTGTCTCATGCCAAGGGAGGCTCCGTGCTGGGGGGCTACCTGAAGATCCTCCCCATGTTCTTCATCGTCATGCCTGGCATGATCAGCCGGGCCCTGTTCCCAG ACGAGGTGGGCTGCGTGGACCCTGATGTCTGCCAAAGAATCTGTGGGGCCCGAGTGGGATGTTCCAACATTGCCTACCCCAAGCTGGTCATGGCTCTCATGCCTGTTG GTCTGCGGGGCCTGATGATTGCTGTGATCATGGCCGCCCTCATGAGCTCACTCACCTCCATCTTCAACAGCAGCAGCACCCTGTTCACCATTGACGTGTGGCAACGCTTCCGCAGGAAGGCAACAGAGCAGGAGCTGATGGTGGTGGGCAG AGTGTTTGTGGTGTTCCTGGTTGTCATCAGCATCCTCTGGATCCCCATCATCCAAAGCTCCAACAGTGGGCAGCTCTTCGACTACATCCAGGCTGTCACCAGTTACCTGGCCCCACCCATCACCGCTCTCTTCCTGCTGGCCATCTTCTGCAAGAGGGTCACAGAGCCC GGAGCTTTCTGGGGCCTCATGTTTGGCCTGGGAGTGGGGCTTCTGCGCATGATCCTGGAGTTCTCATACCCAGCGCCAGCCTGTGGGGACGTGGACCGGAGGCCAGCAGTGCTGAAGGACTTCCACTACCTGTACTTTGCACTCCTCCTCTGCGGGCTCACtgccattgtcatcatcatcctCAGCCTCTGTACAACTCCCATCCCTGAGGAACAG CTCACACGCCTGACATGGTGGACTCGGAACTGCCCACTCTCTGAGCTGGAGAAGGAGGCCCACGAGAGCACACCGGAGATATCCGAGAGGCCAGCCGGGGAGTGCCCTGCAGGAGGTGGAGCAGCGGAGAGCTCAAGCCTGGGCCAGGAGCAGCCTGAAG CCCCAAGCAGGTCCTGGGGAAAGTTGCTCTGGAGCTGGTTCTGTGGGCTCCCTGGAGCGCCGGAGCAGGCCCTGAGCCCGGCAGAGAAGGCTGCGCTGGAACAGAAGCTGACAAGCATTGAGGAGCAGCCACTCTGGAGACATGTCTGCAACATCAATGCTGTCCTTTTGCTGGCCATCAACATCTTCCTCTGGGGCTATTTTGCATGA